In Rhinoraja longicauda isolate Sanriku21f chromosome 13, sRhiLon1.1, whole genome shotgun sequence, one genomic interval encodes:
- the kcnj13 gene encoding inward rectifier potassium channel 13 isoform X1 has product MGIVFNNSDEKDTSPLIGPRYKRIVTKDGRSNLKIEALPGKSIEHLKDIWSILVEMRWRWMLLTFSGAFVAHWLFFACFWYLLAYTHGDLDVLDHSNPPENHTICVKYIDSFTAAFSFSLETQLTIGYGTMYPDGDCPAAIALLAVQMLLGLMVEALITGAFVAKIAKPKLRATAIKFSYFATVAQHEGEPCLMFRIANIWQSPLTNVKVAAILYQEYKTLHLLQTNINFRIDHLNSNKCPYLIFPLMFYHSINQYSPLYPLVQGKMPPYYEIVIFLSAEQEGTGETCQKRTSYIPEEIKLNQLFAPVISCTSKGYYKINMDNFDKTIPGFPVLFNTREAKQNDFVVNVNSDHVDTMLFHDSAV; this is encoded by the exons ATGGGCATCGTTTTTAACAATAGTGACGAAAAGGACACTTCTCCACTTATAGGCCCACGGTACAAAAGAATTGTCACAAAGGATGGCCGCAGTAACCTCAAGATAGAAGCCCTCCCTGGAAAAAGCATTGAACACCTAAAGGATATCTGGTCAATCTTGGTGGAAATGAGATGGCGCTGGATGTTACTGACTTTCTCAGGAGCTTTCGTGGCTCACTGGCTCTTCTTTGCGTGCTTTTGGTATTTATTGGCATACACACATGGCGATTTAGATGTGTTGGATCATAGCAACCCACCAGAAAACCATACCATCTGTGTGAAATATATTGACAGCTTCACAGCAGCCTTCTCGTTCTCACTGGAAACTCAGCTTACAATTGGTTATGGAACCATGTACCCTGATGGTGATTGTCCAGCTGCCATTGCTCTCCTCGCAGTCCAAATGCTGTTGGGGCTTATGGTGGAAGCATTAATTACAG gtgCCTTTGTGGCAAAGATTGCCAAACCAAAGCTGAGAGCAACTGCAATTAAATTTAGTTACTTTGCTACTGTAGCACAACATGAAGGGGAACCATGCCTGATGTTTAGAATAGCCAACATATGGCAAAGTCCATTGACAAATGTTAAAGTAGCTGCCATTTTATACCAAGAGTATAAAACTCTACACCTTTTGCAGACGAACATCAATTTTCGCATTGACCATTTGAACTCTAATAAATGCCCTTACCTAATCTTTCCATTGATGTTCTATCACTCCATCAATCAATATAGTCCTCTCTATCCATTGGTTCAAGGAAAGATGCCACCATACTACGAGATAGTAATTTTTTTGTCAGCAGAACAGGAAGGTACTGGAGAGACTTGCCAGAAGAGAACCTCTTATATTCCTGAAGAAATTAAACTCAACCAACTGTTTGCTCCTGTGATAAGCTGCACTTCGAAAGGGTACTACAAAATTAATATGGACAACTTTGACAAGACAATCCCAGGATTTCCTGTGCTATTTAATACAAGGGAGGCAAAGCAGAATGATTTTGTTGTCAACGTCAACAGTGATCATGTTGATACTATGCTATTCCATGACAGTGCCGTTTGA
- the kcnj13 gene encoding inward rectifier potassium channel 13 isoform X2 — protein MRWRWMLLTFSGAFVAHWLFFACFWYLLAYTHGDLDVLDHSNPPENHTICVKYIDSFTAAFSFSLETQLTIGYGTMYPDGDCPAAIALLAVQMLLGLMVEALITGAFVAKIAKPKLRATAIKFSYFATVAQHEGEPCLMFRIANIWQSPLTNVKVAAILYQEYKTLHLLQTNINFRIDHLNSNKCPYLIFPLMFYHSINQYSPLYPLVQGKMPPYYEIVIFLSAEQEGTGETCQKRTSYIPEEIKLNQLFAPVISCTSKGYYKINMDNFDKTIPGFPVLFNTREAKQNDFVVNVNSDHVDTMLFHDSAV, from the exons ATGAGATGGCGCTGGATGTTACTGACTTTCTCAGGAGCTTTCGTGGCTCACTGGCTCTTCTTTGCGTGCTTTTGGTATTTATTGGCATACACACATGGCGATTTAGATGTGTTGGATCATAGCAACCCACCAGAAAACCATACCATCTGTGTGAAATATATTGACAGCTTCACAGCAGCCTTCTCGTTCTCACTGGAAACTCAGCTTACAATTGGTTATGGAACCATGTACCCTGATGGTGATTGTCCAGCTGCCATTGCTCTCCTCGCAGTCCAAATGCTGTTGGGGCTTATGGTGGAAGCATTAATTACAG gtgCCTTTGTGGCAAAGATTGCCAAACCAAAGCTGAGAGCAACTGCAATTAAATTTAGTTACTTTGCTACTGTAGCACAACATGAAGGGGAACCATGCCTGATGTTTAGAATAGCCAACATATGGCAAAGTCCATTGACAAATGTTAAAGTAGCTGCCATTTTATACCAAGAGTATAAAACTCTACACCTTTTGCAGACGAACATCAATTTTCGCATTGACCATTTGAACTCTAATAAATGCCCTTACCTAATCTTTCCATTGATGTTCTATCACTCCATCAATCAATATAGTCCTCTCTATCCATTGGTTCAAGGAAAGATGCCACCATACTACGAGATAGTAATTTTTTTGTCAGCAGAACAGGAAGGTACTGGAGAGACTTGCCAGAAGAGAACCTCTTATATTCCTGAAGAAATTAAACTCAACCAACTGTTTGCTCCTGTGATAAGCTGCACTTCGAAAGGGTACTACAAAATTAATATGGACAACTTTGACAAGACAATCCCAGGATTTCCTGTGCTATTTAATACAAGGGAGGCAAAGCAGAATGATTTTGTTGTCAACGTCAACAGTGATCATGTTGATACTATGCTATTCCATGACAGTGCCGTTTGA